A genomic window from Arthrobacter globiformis includes:
- a CDS encoding GAF and ANTAR domain-containing protein, with protein MQANLPLADELAALTVRIADLLLTHETVDEAVSALAHALKEAIPGTWGAGVSLMDTRGRRTSTASTDPDVMQADQLQYDLRQGPCLTAWAQQATVTVGDSRTDHRWPAWSRAIADLPLRSVVSTPLSTPDGAIGALKVYSPVPDGFDPKAIRLIELLARPAALMLANAQARDAAERLSDGLISALGARDAIGTATGIIMERHHVSRDQALATLISASRRRNEPLNQLAQDIIDGGEV; from the coding sequence ATGCAAGCCAACCTGCCCCTCGCCGACGAGCTGGCGGCGCTGACCGTCCGGATCGCCGATCTTTTGCTGACCCACGAAACCGTCGACGAAGCAGTTTCCGCGCTCGCCCATGCCCTGAAGGAAGCCATCCCGGGGACCTGGGGTGCGGGAGTCAGCCTGATGGATACGCGCGGCCGGCGCACCAGCACGGCTTCCACTGATCCGGACGTCATGCAGGCAGACCAGCTCCAGTACGACCTTCGACAGGGCCCCTGCCTGACTGCCTGGGCCCAGCAGGCAACCGTTACGGTCGGGGACAGCCGTACCGACCACCGCTGGCCCGCCTGGAGCCGTGCAATCGCCGACCTGCCGCTACGCTCGGTGGTCAGCACGCCGCTGTCCACTCCCGACGGCGCCATCGGCGCCCTGAAGGTTTACTCCCCCGTTCCCGACGGCTTCGATCCTAAAGCCATCCGCCTCATTGAACTCCTGGCGCGCCCTGCTGCGCTGATGCTTGCCAACGCCCAGGCCCGCGACGCAGCGGAGCGCCTCAGCGACGGGCTCATCAGCGCGCTCGGAGCCCGCGATGCCATTGGAACGGCGACGGGGATCATCATGGAGCGCCACCACGTCAGCCGCGACCAGGCGCTGGCCACGCTCATCAGCGCCTCCCGGCGCCGCAACGAACCCCTGAACCAACTCGCCCAGGACATCATCGACGGCGGCGAGGTGTAA
- a CDS encoding protein adenylyltransferase SelO, with product MSATEASTVAFESRFATELSEMAIPWKAEEVPDPRLLVLNEPLAAELGLDPDFLGSPEGLPLLIGNAVPDGATPVAQAYSGHQFGWFAPRLGDGRALLLGEILDVDGRLRDIHLKGSGRTPFARGGDGFAVVGPMLREYVVSEAMHALGIPTTRSLAVVATERSVQRETVLPGAVLTRVASSHLRVGSFQYARVAGDVGLLRRLADHAIARHYPDAAEAANPYLAMFEAVTAAQASLVAQWMLVGFIHGVMNTDNMAISGETIDYGPCAFMDAFDPATVYSSIDENGRYAYANQPVVAEWNLTRLAEALLPLFDDDEERAVALAQDALGAFRQQYSAAWLAGMKAKLGLDSSSADDLASPLIDELLGLLQEWRVDYTSFFRRLGAAVRGKDESARNLFPEPDAFLAWARRWQALNPDAEMMDRVNPAYVPRNHLVEEALDAATNGDLEPLRRLLEAVTDPYHERPGAERYAEAAPESFGPYRTFCGT from the coding sequence ATGAGCGCCACAGAAGCATCAACCGTCGCCTTTGAAAGCCGCTTCGCCACCGAGCTCTCCGAGATGGCCATTCCCTGGAAGGCAGAGGAGGTCCCTGATCCGCGGCTGCTGGTCCTGAACGAGCCGCTGGCCGCCGAGTTGGGCTTGGACCCGGACTTCCTGGGGAGTCCGGAAGGACTCCCTCTGCTGATCGGCAATGCAGTGCCCGACGGCGCCACGCCCGTTGCGCAGGCATACTCCGGCCATCAGTTTGGCTGGTTTGCGCCGAGGCTAGGCGATGGTCGTGCGCTCCTGCTCGGTGAGATTCTCGACGTCGACGGCCGCCTTCGCGACATCCATCTGAAAGGCTCCGGCCGCACTCCGTTCGCGCGGGGAGGTGACGGCTTCGCCGTCGTGGGGCCGATGCTGCGAGAGTATGTGGTGAGCGAGGCCATGCACGCCCTGGGCATCCCGACCACGCGGTCCCTCGCAGTGGTGGCCACCGAGCGTTCCGTCCAGCGGGAGACGGTGCTGCCAGGGGCGGTTCTCACGCGCGTCGCGAGCAGCCATCTGCGTGTGGGGAGTTTCCAGTATGCCCGGGTCGCCGGCGACGTCGGACTCCTGCGCCGCCTTGCCGATCATGCGATCGCCCGCCACTATCCGGATGCGGCGGAGGCGGCCAATCCGTATCTCGCCATGTTCGAGGCCGTGACCGCCGCCCAGGCCTCCCTGGTTGCTCAGTGGATGCTGGTGGGCTTCATCCACGGTGTCATGAACACGGACAACATGGCCATCTCGGGGGAGACCATCGACTATGGACCCTGCGCCTTCATGGACGCATTCGACCCGGCAACGGTCTACAGTTCGATCGATGAGAACGGACGCTACGCCTACGCGAACCAGCCGGTGGTTGCGGAGTGGAACCTGACCCGGCTGGCGGAGGCGCTCCTTCCGCTGTTCGACGACGACGAGGAGCGCGCCGTCGCGCTGGCGCAGGATGCGCTCGGCGCTTTCCGCCAGCAGTACAGCGCTGCCTGGCTGGCCGGCATGAAGGCGAAGCTCGGGCTGGACAGCAGCAGTGCCGACGACCTCGCTTCGCCGTTGATTGACGAACTGCTCGGGCTTCTGCAGGAGTGGCGCGTCGATTACACGTCGTTCTTCCGGCGTCTGGGCGCGGCAGTCCGCGGCAAGGATGAGTCCGCGCGAAACTTGTTCCCCGAACCGGACGCCTTCCTGGCGTGGGCCAGACGCTGGCAGGCCCTGAATCCGGATGCGGAGATGATGGACCGGGTCAACCCGGCGTATGTGCCCCGCAACCACCTTGTTGAGGAGGCACTGGACGCTGCGACGAATGGCGACCTTGAGCCGCTCCGGCGGTTGCTCGAAGCGGTGACGGACCCGTATCACGAGCGTCCCGGCGCCGAACGTTATGCAGAGGCTGCGCCGGAAAGCTTTGGCCCCTACAGGACCTTCTGCGGAACCTGA
- a CDS encoding GAF and ANTAR domain-containing protein — protein MSDQARAWDREDVAGRLQELVLESLDVGDFLAELAEYAGDFFSAPGIKVRCAFTVLRRKKSATVASSDAQARMLDEVQLAFGEGPCLAAMQEMSTVHVPDVDSESRWPAYMSAVGGHGVGSILAVPLALEGETRAALNLFSPRPHAFSGEDITGTEEFAAQASKSLRLALRIAQLTEARNDLTAAMQSRTAIDVATGIIMAENRCGQEAALQVLKTASSLRNVKLRDVAASVVASVCSGSAVSTYFDE, from the coding sequence ATGAGCGATCAAGCCCGCGCGTGGGACCGTGAGGACGTCGCGGGGCGGCTCCAGGAACTGGTGCTGGAGAGCCTTGATGTCGGAGATTTCCTTGCGGAGCTGGCTGAGTACGCCGGGGATTTCTTCTCCGCGCCCGGGATCAAAGTGCGGTGCGCCTTTACCGTGCTGCGGAGGAAGAAATCGGCCACGGTGGCCAGCAGCGATGCGCAGGCCCGGATGCTTGACGAAGTCCAGTTGGCGTTTGGCGAAGGTCCCTGCCTGGCTGCCATGCAGGAAATGTCCACAGTCCATGTGCCGGATGTAGACTCCGAATCTCGCTGGCCGGCGTACATGTCGGCCGTGGGCGGGCACGGTGTGGGTTCAATCCTTGCGGTGCCGCTGGCGCTGGAGGGCGAAACCCGGGCCGCGCTCAACCTCTTTTCGCCCCGGCCGCATGCGTTCAGCGGGGAGGACATCACCGGCACCGAAGAATTCGCAGCGCAGGCCTCCAAGAGCCTTCGGCTTGCCCTCCGCATTGCCCAGTTGACTGAGGCACGAAACGACCTGACTGCGGCCATGCAGTCGCGCACCGCAATCGACGTTGCCACCGGAATCATCATGGCTGAGAACAGATGCGGCCAGGAGGCCGCCCTGCAGGTCCTGAAAACGGCCTCGAGCCTGAGGAACGTGAAGCTGCGTGACGTCGCTGCCTCAGTCGTCGCCTCGGTCTGCAGTGGTTCTGCGGTATCCACCTACTTCGATGAATGA
- a CDS encoding phage holin family protein, producing MSSQIPDTPETAAHAKADTTSLGDLLGEVTRDLSTLIRQEIELAKAELKQSGSRAGKGGGMLAGAGVAGHFVLLFLSIALWYALGELMGLGWSAVVVAVIWGIIAAILASVGRKELKAIKGMPQTVETVQEIPPTLKPNGDHR from the coding sequence GTGAGCAGCCAGATCCCTGATACCCCGGAAACGGCCGCGCACGCCAAGGCCGACACCACCTCCCTCGGTGACCTCCTCGGCGAGGTTACCCGGGACCTGTCCACCCTGATCCGGCAGGAAATCGAACTCGCCAAAGCCGAACTGAAACAGTCCGGCAGCCGCGCCGGCAAGGGCGGCGGCATGCTCGCCGGCGCCGGCGTCGCCGGGCACTTCGTGCTCCTGTTCCTCTCCATCGCCCTCTGGTACGCCCTGGGCGAGCTGATGGGCCTGGGCTGGTCCGCCGTCGTCGTCGCCGTGATCTGGGGCATCATCGCCGCGATCCTCGCGTCCGTGGGCCGCAAGGAACTCAAAGCCATCAAGGGCATGCCCCAAACCGTCGAGACAGTGCAGGAAATCCCGCCTACCCTCAAACCGAACGGAGACCACCGATGA
- a CDS encoding DUF3618 domain-containing protein: MSENPDAIRADIEATRARLGTNVDAVADKVTPSNIVHRQTDKVKDAVFGVKEKVMGTADHATHSTTGGLHHAAHTASGGVHQATDAAGNAISTAGEAIADAPQQVKAKTQGNPLAAGLIAFGAGLLVSSLIPPSQKEREAADALKTAAEPMTSQLTDAAKDMAQGWKEPAQDAMENVKATATDAAQHVKEEGQTAATDVKTTATDAKDHVQNT; this comes from the coding sequence ATGAGTGAGAACCCGGACGCCATCCGCGCCGACATCGAAGCCACCCGCGCCCGCCTCGGCACCAACGTGGACGCCGTGGCCGACAAGGTCACCCCGTCCAACATCGTCCACCGCCAGACCGACAAGGTCAAAGACGCCGTCTTCGGAGTGAAGGAGAAAGTCATGGGCACCGCGGACCACGCCACCCACAGCACCACCGGCGGCCTCCACCACGCCGCGCACACCGCCTCGGGCGGGGTGCACCAGGCCACCGACGCCGCCGGGAACGCGATCAGCACCGCCGGCGAAGCGATCGCCGACGCCCCCCAGCAGGTCAAGGCCAAAACCCAGGGCAACCCCCTCGCCGCCGGGCTGATCGCGTTCGGCGCAGGGCTGCTCGTCTCCTCCCTCATCCCGCCGAGCCAGAAGGAACGCGAAGCCGCCGACGCCCTTAAAACCGCCGCCGAACCCATGACCAGCCAGCTCACCGACGCGGCCAAGGACATGGCCCAGGGCTGGAAGGAACCCGCCCAGGACGCCATGGAAAACGTCAAGGCCACCGCCACCGACGCCGCCCAGCACGTCAAGGAAGAAGGCCAAACCGCCGCCACCGACGTCAAAACCACAGCCACCGACGCCAAAGACCACGTCCAAAACACATAG
- a CDS encoding GAF and ANTAR domain-containing protein produces the protein MAAESGHLSTSGQNQAPTPEQLQDLLLESPGFDEFLLELTVFSASKLAAPDPMLCAITVERDGRPATVASSSDKAKQMDEKQYGIDDGPCLTALREDRTVLVEDLETSPRWHRYSQAVATEGVQSVLAVPIDAGPNAAAALNCYALNMSTFGTSTIAAVESYSASLSRILRLALRVHHLPAQQDRLHTALQSRAVIDAALSLVMSQTRGSREEAARLLHEMARSSKQQLKQIATDILNGAALPDPSADEGPSTDRGPRQ, from the coding sequence ATGGCCGCTGAGTCAGGCCATCTGTCGACGTCCGGGCAAAACCAGGCACCCACGCCCGAGCAGCTGCAGGACCTGCTGCTGGAAAGTCCCGGGTTCGACGAATTCCTTCTTGAGCTGACGGTTTTCTCGGCATCGAAGCTCGCAGCACCGGACCCGATGCTGTGTGCGATCACAGTTGAGCGCGACGGCCGGCCCGCCACCGTGGCCAGCAGCAGCGACAAAGCCAAGCAGATGGATGAAAAGCAGTACGGGATCGACGACGGTCCCTGCCTGACGGCTTTACGGGAAGACCGGACCGTCCTGGTCGAGGACCTTGAAACGTCACCGAGGTGGCACCGTTACTCACAAGCGGTGGCAACCGAAGGCGTTCAGTCAGTCCTTGCAGTTCCCATTGACGCAGGGCCCAACGCGGCGGCCGCCTTGAACTGCTATGCCCTGAACATGTCCACGTTCGGCACATCGACCATAGCGGCAGTAGAGTCCTACAGCGCGTCCCTGTCCCGCATCCTCCGCCTGGCGCTTCGCGTGCACCATCTTCCCGCCCAGCAGGACCGCCTGCACACGGCCCTGCAGTCCCGGGCGGTAATCGACGCAGCCCTGAGCCTCGTCATGTCCCAGACCCGCGGCAGCAGGGAGGAAGCCGCCAGACTGCTGCATGAAATGGCACGGTCCAGCAAGCAGCAACTGAAGCAGATCGCCACGGACATCCTGAACGGTGCAGCGCTCCCCGATCCCTCCGCCGATGAGGGTCCCTCCACTGATCGTGGGCCTCGCCAGTAA
- a CDS encoding GAF and ANTAR domain-containing protein, producing MAGELPEIFARVAGLLLTAPAVDQAVANIAQAAHESLAGSVGAGATLFDDQGRPTSTASTNSLVKQADQLQYDLGEGPCLTAWASAQAVVVDDLRREHRWQEWASASAPLGLLSCISVPLLLPDATGNGTAEPIGALKVYADRAHAFDLHSQQVLALLAQPAALILSNIQTRERAAQLSESLKDALHSRSLIDMAKGALMERLQVNEREAMQAMISRARTENLLLSELAKGIIAPAMDLDPQAP from the coding sequence ATGGCAGGCGAACTGCCCGAGATCTTCGCGCGGGTCGCGGGCCTGCTGCTCACGGCGCCAGCGGTTGACCAAGCTGTGGCCAACATAGCCCAAGCCGCTCATGAAAGCCTGGCCGGCAGCGTGGGCGCAGGGGCCACACTCTTCGACGACCAGGGCCGGCCAACGAGCACAGCTTCCACAAACAGCCTTGTGAAGCAGGCGGACCAGCTGCAGTACGACCTCGGGGAGGGGCCATGCCTCACAGCCTGGGCAAGCGCCCAAGCCGTCGTGGTGGATGATCTTCGCCGGGAGCACCGCTGGCAGGAGTGGGCCAGTGCCAGTGCCCCGCTCGGATTGCTGTCCTGTATCAGCGTCCCCCTCCTGCTGCCGGATGCCACGGGAAACGGAACCGCCGAGCCCATCGGCGCCCTGAAGGTCTACGCAGACCGCGCGCACGCCTTCGACCTGCACAGCCAGCAGGTCCTGGCACTCCTCGCCCAACCCGCAGCACTCATCCTGTCCAACATCCAGACCAGGGAACGGGCCGCGCAACTCAGCGAATCCCTGAAGGATGCACTGCACAGCCGGAGCCTCATCGACATGGCCAAGGGCGCCCTCATGGAACGGCTCCAGGTGAACGAAAGGGAAGCCATGCAGGCCATGATCAGCCGCGCCCGCACGGAAAACCTCCTGCTGAGCGAACTTGCAAAAGGGATCATTGCGCCCGCAATGGACCTCGACCCCCAGGCACCATGA
- a CDS encoding DUF2243 domain-containing protein, translated as MASQGQMTGAAGVPPSKAAGILYGLGLGGFVDGIVLHQILQWHHMVSNTHDHPVDTVAGLEVNTLVDGFFHLLMWLLVLAASVVTIRAWRQGRLAPNWSFHFGLVLAGWGIFNVVEGLVDHQLLQIHHVRDDLGGPVVWDLGFLALSLLLIAAGWLLHGRGVAALQRQTVAEQ; from the coding sequence GGCCAGTCAGGGACAGATGACGGGAGCGGCAGGGGTTCCCCCGTCGAAAGCCGCGGGGATTCTCTATGGCCTGGGTCTCGGCGGCTTTGTGGACGGAATCGTCCTGCACCAGATCCTGCAGTGGCACCATATGGTGAGCAACACGCACGATCACCCCGTGGACACCGTCGCGGGGCTGGAAGTGAACACCCTCGTGGACGGGTTCTTTCACCTCCTCATGTGGCTGCTGGTCCTCGCGGCGTCGGTGGTGACCATCAGGGCCTGGCGTCAGGGGCGGCTGGCACCTAATTGGAGCTTTCATTTCGGCCTGGTCCTGGCCGGCTGGGGGATCTTCAACGTGGTGGAAGGCCTCGTGGATCATCAGCTCCTCCAGATCCATCACGTCCGTGACGATCTGGGAGGTCCAGTCGTCTGGGACCTGGGATTCCTGGCCCTCAGCCTGCTCCTCATCGCTGCCGGCTGGCTGCTCCACGGGCGGGGCGTGGCCGCCCTACAGCGGCAGACGGTCGCAGAACAGTAG